One window of Solwaraspora sp. WMMA2056 genomic DNA carries:
- a CDS encoding type II toxin-antitoxin system HipA family toxin — protein sequence MESRLARVGLVQLLSPEGEWQNVGRLVNNDEITRFESDEGYWRQERRLVLGQIFEENEPTWRPSQRVSVPTWFSHLLPEGYLRSAVALATSVNPKREFPMLLRLGRDDLPGAVRIVLAEPSSVDLGLAEPLTSENVEAPEDAVLKFSLAGVQPKFSVVMTNARGLTIPARGQAGDWIVKLPDGRPGFGGVPQSELAGLELARRIGIPTPEAMLFEVADIEGLPGWARSYPGDALAVKRFDRKPNGGRVHAEVLAQVLDVPTTNERLKYVRANFETVASLIGALCGPDAIFDVVDRIVLNVVIGNGDAHLKNWALTYPNGVLPALSPAYDIVPTVLYIENDDLGLKLDGSREFGSVTPASFDRMANRTEIEVRHIRTRVARAVELIIQEWPVLKEFLPQAAYQRLTARRDLLPLVGDS from the coding sequence ATGGAATCGAGGCTCGCGCGAGTAGGATTAGTGCAGCTTCTTTCGCCAGAGGGTGAGTGGCAAAACGTAGGTCGCCTGGTCAACAATGACGAGATTACCCGGTTCGAGTCCGATGAAGGGTACTGGCGTCAGGAACGTCGCCTGGTACTTGGCCAGATATTCGAGGAAAACGAGCCGACTTGGCGTCCTAGTCAAAGGGTCTCGGTTCCGACTTGGTTTTCCCACCTCTTACCAGAGGGCTATCTAAGGTCGGCAGTGGCCTTGGCCACTTCCGTGAACCCTAAAAGGGAGTTTCCGATGCTTCTCCGCCTCGGGAGGGACGACCTCCCGGGCGCGGTTCGAATAGTGTTAGCAGAACCTTCCTCAGTGGATTTGGGGCTTGCTGAGCCTCTAACGTCTGAGAATGTGGAAGCTCCGGAAGATGCTGTCCTCAAATTCAGCCTCGCTGGCGTGCAGCCAAAGTTTTCGGTCGTCATGACAAATGCCCGAGGGCTCACGATTCCTGCTCGCGGGCAGGCTGGCGATTGGATTGTCAAGCTTCCAGACGGAAGACCTGGCTTCGGCGGCGTTCCCCAGTCGGAGCTGGCCGGACTAGAGTTGGCTCGTAGGATCGGTATCCCTACTCCTGAGGCCATGTTGTTTGAGGTAGCGGATATCGAGGGCTTGCCTGGCTGGGCCCGGTCGTATCCCGGAGATGCGTTGGCTGTCAAGCGGTTTGATCGGAAGCCTAATGGAGGGCGTGTCCATGCTGAAGTTCTTGCGCAAGTACTGGACGTGCCCACAACGAATGAAAGACTAAAGTACGTCCGAGCTAACTTTGAGACGGTAGCTTCTCTGATTGGGGCCCTTTGTGGGCCCGATGCGATTTTTGACGTAGTCGATAGAATTGTCCTAAATGTAGTGATCGGTAACGGCGATGCGCACTTAAAGAACTGGGCTCTAACGTACCCTAACGGGGTTCTTCCGGCCTTAAGTCCGGCTTATGACATCGTGCCAACGGTCCTTTATATCGAGAATGACGACCTAGGGCTCAAGCTGGATGGCTCCAGAGAGTTCGGGTCGGTCACGCCTGCTAGCTTTGATCGCATGGCCAACCGGACGGAAATTGAGGTAAGGCATATCCGCACGAGGGTAGCTCGTGCGGTAGAGCTTATCATTCAGGAGTGGCCAGTGTTGAAGGAGTTTCTCCCGCAAGCTGCATACCAGCGGCTTACGGCACGTAGGGATTTGCTGCCGTTAGTTGGAGATAGCTAG
- a CDS encoding DUF262 domain-containing protein, which translates to MTQSAEQLNRPRSTNFYVPDLVDQGLKGQLRIPRFQRSFVWDEKDVLDLFDSLWRGFPIGTLLLWQKSAAAGAVEFGPLSIAVRERTDALWVVDGQQRITSLVGALNPTHRNVDKRFEVFFDLRRGRFATGGSSVPPTWLPVHRAVDSRSLLSWLREHVDDLEPDDYDAADALGGALRDYQVPAYIVSGDDDYLLRKIFDRVNSAGKPIGRADVFHALFASEAEPGSPQTVTEALSRLGFGIVDSDRVVQSLIALRGGNIQRDLRDEFDSGENAAEWYEKTEQALTLAITFLRKQGIPHLLLMPSTLPLPVLAAFFHLHPEPDSWTQRLLGRWLWRGWVHGFGRQGQTPALRQAIYSVNPKKGKPDLAPVEDRAALGLISSVVDEDSYNLRLHPFRTESSPARLAMLALASLHPLDLDGRPIDIGARLEEQGVGAVTELVPKRRGHVGARGFWPRNAGYPTGFEPSKILESHGITAEAAEALRARRIDDFVALRTAYIEDLLGRYVSSRVESKTLARPALSSLIVQDED; encoded by the coding sequence ATGACTCAATCGGCCGAGCAGCTAAACCGACCCCGGTCGACCAATTTTTACGTTCCTGACCTTGTTGACCAGGGCTTGAAGGGTCAATTACGGATTCCTCGCTTTCAGCGAAGCTTCGTATGGGACGAAAAAGACGTACTGGATTTATTCGATAGTCTGTGGCGAGGCTTTCCAATAGGCACGCTACTTCTTTGGCAAAAGAGCGCGGCGGCCGGTGCGGTCGAATTTGGCCCGCTTTCTATCGCTGTCCGCGAGCGGACTGACGCTTTGTGGGTTGTTGATGGGCAGCAGCGTATTACATCCCTCGTCGGTGCCCTGAATCCGACTCACCGCAATGTCGATAAACGCTTTGAGGTATTTTTTGATCTAAGGCGAGGGCGATTTGCGACAGGCGGTAGTTCTGTGCCACCCACTTGGCTGCCGGTGCACAGGGCAGTCGACAGCAGGTCCTTGCTTTCCTGGCTAAGAGAGCATGTCGACGACCTTGAACCGGACGACTATGACGCAGCGGATGCTCTAGGGGGCGCTCTGCGCGATTATCAGGTACCTGCATACATAGTTTCCGGCGATGATGATTATCTTCTCCGTAAAATCTTCGACCGAGTCAACTCGGCCGGTAAGCCCATCGGGCGGGCCGACGTCTTCCACGCATTGTTCGCGAGCGAAGCGGAGCCGGGCAGCCCTCAGACTGTAACCGAAGCCCTCAGTCGTCTAGGGTTCGGAATCGTTGATTCCGACCGCGTTGTTCAAAGCCTTATTGCGCTGAGGGGTGGCAACATTCAGCGCGATCTACGCGACGAATTTGATAGCGGCGAAAATGCCGCAGAATGGTACGAGAAAACCGAGCAGGCTCTGACACTGGCAATCACCTTCTTGCGGAAGCAGGGGATCCCTCACCTATTGCTGATGCCCTCTACTCTCCCACTCCCCGTGCTAGCCGCATTCTTTCATCTCCACCCTGAGCCAGATTCCTGGACTCAGCGGCTTCTAGGCCGGTGGCTGTGGCGTGGATGGGTCCATGGTTTTGGTCGGCAAGGACAGACGCCGGCGTTGCGTCAGGCGATCTACAGTGTCAACCCAAAGAAGGGGAAGCCCGACCTAGCCCCGGTCGAAGACCGCGCTGCCCTCGGCTTGATCTCCAGCGTCGTGGACGAGGATTCCTACAACTTGAGACTGCATCCATTCCGTACTGAGTCGTCTCCAGCGAGGCTGGCTATGTTGGCACTGGCTTCCTTGCACCCACTGGACTTGGACGGGCGGCCGATCGACATCGGCGCTCGGTTGGAGGAGCAGGGTGTAGGGGCGGTTACTGAACTGGTGCCTAAACGGCGCGGACACGTGGGTGCGCGTGGGTTTTGGCCGCGTAACGCTGGATACCCGACGGGATTCGAGCCGTCTAAAATACTAGAAAGTCACGGCATAACTGCTGAAGCTGCGGAGGCTCTGCGGGCTCGCCGGATCGATGATTTCGTTGCCCTGCGAACTGCGTACATCGAAGATCTCCTGGGGCGGTATGTATCGTCCCGAGTTGAATCGAAGACCCTCGCGCGTCCGGCATTATCCAGCCTGATCGTTCAGGATGAGGACTGA
- a CDS encoding maleylpyruvate isomerase family mycothiol-dependent enzyme codes for MRVYDMVVRERQALAGTLGRLTPDQLRTPSLCAGWTMHDVAAHLTTYLRFGQVKLYLGIVATAADIDRINVTLTRWAARRPIAELVDTLHRRAGARTTIPRSGFDPVLTDAVLHDLDIRRPLGIPRDAPEESRWVAFHHLAHHPALGYSRGPQLRGLELTATDTGWRIGRGAPVRGPAEALLLTMSGRDAGWDELDGDGVPVLRARVLGDRPKFHPVRRLAMAGQVLIDPPPADRRARAAVAPPLTPG; via the coding sequence GTGCGCGTGTACGACATGGTGGTGCGCGAACGGCAGGCGCTCGCCGGGACCCTCGGCCGGCTCACCCCCGACCAACTCCGTACGCCGAGTCTGTGCGCCGGGTGGACCATGCACGACGTCGCCGCGCACCTGACCACCTACCTGAGGTTCGGGCAGGTCAAGCTCTATCTGGGGATCGTAGCCACGGCCGCCGACATCGATCGGATCAACGTGACGCTCACCCGCTGGGCCGCCCGACGGCCGATCGCCGAGCTCGTCGATACGCTGCACCGGCGGGCCGGGGCACGCACAACGATTCCCCGTTCCGGCTTCGATCCGGTGCTCACCGACGCCGTACTGCACGACCTGGACATCCGCCGGCCGTTGGGGATCCCCCGGGACGCGCCCGAGGAGTCCCGCTGGGTGGCCTTCCACCATCTGGCGCACCATCCGGCCCTGGGTTACTCGCGTGGGCCGCAGCTTCGCGGGCTGGAGCTGACCGCCACCGACACCGGGTGGCGAATCGGGCGGGGTGCCCCGGTACGCGGCCCGGCGGAGGCGCTGCTGCTGACCATGAGTGGCCGCGACGCCGGCTGGGACGAGCTCGACGGCGACGGCGTACCGGTCCTGCGTGCCCGGGTCCTCGGTGACCGGCCCAAGTTCCATCCGGTCCGTCGGCTGGCGATGGCCGGCCAGGTCCTGATCGACCCACCGCCGGCGGACCGGCGGGCCCGGGCGGCGGTCGCGCCGCCGCTCACCCCTGGCTGA
- a CDS encoding LLM class flavin-dependent oxidoreductase, giving the protein MTDYGHDLLFGTFVTPVAAQADQVVALAQLTEEVGLDLVTVQDHPYQARFLDTWTLLSVIAARTNRVRVAPNVANLPLRQPAVLARSAATLDLLTGGRVELGLGAGAFWDAIAAMGGGRLTPGQSVQALEEAIAIIRGIWAVDGGSVKVDGTHHQVRGVHPGPAPAHDIGIWLGAYKKRMLTVTGRLADGWLPSSPYAPLEQLPAMNAVIDDAAHDAGRDPAAVRRLYNIAGSFGRGSDFLTGSPADWAEQLAELTLRDGVSGYILTSDDPDMIRRFAAEVAPAVRDLVAAGRSAAAAPAASSPAPAATMAPAEAPAPAVSSPAASAAAAAAGITPTPDDGVRLSGERLWDESTRPTAPAPDPTLRYSPAQRAAGQHLIDVHDHLRSELRTVRDLIGQVAAGSISAGGARAHINTMTMRQNNWTLGAYCESYCRVVTTHHTIEDISMLPQLRRADPGLAPVVDRLAEEHHVIHDVLERVDRALVALVSEPDRIGEVQAAVDLLTDTLLSHLSYEERELVEPLARFSQG; this is encoded by the coding sequence ATGACCGACTACGGGCACGATCTGCTGTTCGGTACGTTCGTCACACCGGTCGCCGCACAGGCCGACCAGGTGGTGGCGCTGGCCCAACTCACCGAAGAGGTCGGCCTCGACCTGGTGACCGTGCAGGACCACCCGTACCAGGCCCGGTTCCTGGACACCTGGACGCTGCTGTCGGTGATCGCCGCCCGCACCAACCGGGTACGGGTCGCGCCGAACGTGGCCAACCTGCCGTTGCGCCAACCCGCCGTACTGGCCCGCAGCGCGGCCACCCTGGACCTGCTGACCGGCGGCCGGGTCGAGCTGGGCTTGGGCGCGGGCGCGTTCTGGGACGCCATCGCCGCGATGGGCGGCGGCCGACTCACCCCCGGGCAGAGCGTCCAGGCGCTGGAGGAGGCCATCGCGATCATCCGGGGGATCTGGGCGGTCGACGGCGGATCGGTGAAGGTCGACGGCACCCACCACCAGGTCCGGGGTGTCCATCCCGGGCCGGCACCCGCCCACGACATCGGCATCTGGCTGGGCGCGTACAAAAAGCGGATGCTGACCGTCACCGGCCGGCTCGCCGACGGCTGGCTGCCGAGCAGCCCGTACGCGCCGCTGGAGCAACTGCCGGCGATGAACGCGGTGATCGACGACGCGGCCCACGACGCCGGCCGCGACCCGGCCGCCGTCCGCCGGCTCTACAACATCGCCGGATCCTTCGGCCGGGGCAGCGACTTCCTCACCGGGTCGCCGGCGGACTGGGCCGAGCAGTTGGCCGAGCTGACCCTGCGGGACGGCGTCAGCGGATACATCCTGACCAGCGACGACCCGGACATGATCCGGCGGTTCGCCGCCGAGGTGGCCCCGGCGGTGCGCGACCTGGTCGCCGCCGGCCGGTCCGCCGCCGCAGCCCCGGCGGCGAGCAGTCCGGCCCCGGCCGCCACGATGGCTCCGGCGGAAGCGCCGGCCCCGGCCGTGAGCAGCCCGGCCGCGTCGGCGGCTGCGGCCGCCGCCGGGATCACCCCGACCCCGGACGACGGGGTACGGCTCAGCGGCGAGCGCCTCTGGGACGAGTCGACCCGGCCGACCGCACCCGCGCCCGACCCGACCCTGCGGTACAGCCCCGCCCAGCGGGCGGCCGGCCAGCACCTGATCGACGTACACGATCATCTGCGCAGCGAGTTGCGGACGGTGCGGGACCTGATCGGCCAGGTCGCCGCTGGCAGCATCAGCGCCGGCGGCGCCCGCGCCCACATCAACACGATGACGATGCGGCAGAACAACTGGACGCTCGGCGCCTACTGCGAGTCGTACTGCCGGGTGGTCACCACCCACCACACCATCGAGGACATCAGCATGCTGCCGCAGCTGCGCCGCGCCGACCCCGGCCTGGCGCCGGTGGTCGACCGGCTCGCCGAGGAGCACCACGTGATCCACGACGTGCTGGAGCGGGTCGACCGGGCGTTGGTCGCCCTGGTCAGCGAACCGGACCGGATCGGCGAGGTGCAGGCCGCCGTCGACCTGCTGACCGACACCCTGCTGTCGCACCTGTCGTACGAGGAGCGTGAACTGGTCGAGCCGTTGGCCCGGTTCAGCCAGGGGTGA
- a CDS encoding LysE/ArgO family amino acid transporter, whose protein sequence is MGSVFAGFGLSLALIVAIGAQNAFVLRQGLRREHVLPVVLTCATTDAVLMAAGIAGLGAVLTAAPAILTAVRWGGAAFLLGYAALAARRALRPGDLTPLDRPPATLRATLLTCLAFTLLNPHVYLDTVVLVGAVAQQYPSRWAFGTGAAAASLLWFAGLGLGARWLAPLLARPVAWRVLDASIAVVMVVLAVSLLLG, encoded by the coding sequence ATGGGTTCCGTGTTCGCCGGGTTCGGCCTCTCCCTCGCGCTGATCGTCGCCATCGGGGCGCAGAACGCGTTCGTGCTGCGCCAAGGGCTGCGCCGGGAACACGTACTGCCGGTCGTGCTTACCTGCGCGACAACCGACGCGGTCCTGATGGCCGCCGGCATCGCCGGCCTCGGCGCGGTGCTGACCGCGGCCCCCGCGATCCTGACGGCCGTCCGCTGGGGCGGCGCGGCGTTCCTGCTCGGCTACGCGGCGCTCGCCGCCCGGCGCGCCCTGCGGCCCGGCGACCTCACCCCACTGGACCGGCCGCCGGCGACGCTGCGCGCCACACTGCTGACCTGCCTGGCGTTCACCCTGCTCAACCCGCACGTCTACCTGGACACGGTGGTGCTGGTCGGCGCGGTCGCCCAGCAGTACCCGAGCCGGTGGGCGTTCGGCACAGGGGCGGCGGCGGCGAGCCTGCTGTGGTTCGCCGGGCTGGGTCTCGGTGCCCGCTGGTTGGCGCCGTTGCTCGCCCGCCCGGTCGCGTGGCGGGTGCTGGACGCGTCGATCGCCGTGGTGATGGTGGTCCTCGCGGTGTCGCTGCTCCTCGGCTGA
- a CDS encoding LysR family transcriptional regulator ArgP, giving the protein MPLDPVQLATFQAVVAHGSFDTAAQVLHVTPSAVSQRIKALEQVVGQVLVQRTRPCAPTAAGLPLVRLGGQIALLEHEALRAARGVLDGPSRTRVAVVVNADSLAGWFLPVLTTLPDVIFEVHTDDEGHTAQLLRAGTVMAAVTTERVAVQGCRVHRLGAMRYLAVAAPDRYPVWFADGDLTTAFATAPMLRFNRKDTLQHRFVRAVTGRDLDPPTHSVPASASFTEAIRLGLGWGLVPEDIARPDIAAGRLVEVAAGHHIDVPLYWQYWRLESTVLSALTAAVRAAAGTALH; this is encoded by the coding sequence ATGCCACTCGACCCGGTCCAGCTCGCGACCTTCCAGGCGGTCGTGGCGCACGGCAGCTTCGACACGGCCGCACAGGTCCTGCACGTCACACCGTCGGCGGTCAGCCAACGCATCAAGGCGCTGGAGCAGGTCGTCGGTCAGGTCCTCGTCCAGCGGACCCGACCGTGCGCGCCGACCGCCGCCGGGCTGCCCCTGGTCCGCCTCGGCGGCCAGATCGCGCTGCTGGAGCACGAGGCGCTGCGCGCCGCACGCGGCGTACTCGACGGGCCGTCCCGCACCCGGGTAGCCGTCGTCGTCAACGCCGATTCCCTCGCCGGCTGGTTCCTGCCGGTCCTCACCACCCTGCCCGACGTGATCTTCGAAGTGCACACCGACGACGAGGGGCACACCGCGCAGCTGTTGCGCGCCGGGACGGTGATGGCGGCGGTCACCACCGAACGGGTCGCCGTCCAGGGCTGCCGGGTGCACCGGCTCGGCGCGATGCGCTACCTCGCCGTCGCCGCGCCCGACCGGTACCCGGTGTGGTTCGCCGACGGCGACCTCACCACGGCGTTCGCGACCGCCCCGATGCTCCGGTTCAACCGCAAGGACACCCTGCAGCACCGCTTCGTCCGCGCCGTCACCGGCCGCGACCTCGACCCACCGACGCACTCGGTGCCGGCGTCGGCCAGTTTCACCGAGGCGATCCGACTCGGCCTCGGCTGGGGCCTCGTCCCCGAGGACATCGCCCGGCCCGACATCGCCGCCGGCCGGCTGGTCGAGGTCGCCGCCGGACACCACATCGACGTGCCGCTGTACTGGCAGTACTGGCGTCTGGAGTCCACAGTGCTGTCGGCGCTCACGGCGGCGGTCCGGGCCGCCGCCGGCACCGCACTGCACTGA
- a CDS encoding Txe/YoeB family addiction module toxin yields the protein MKLSWTDHAWDDYLYWQTQDRKTLKRINALISDIKRDPDGPGIGKPELLRNNLAGLRSRRIDDEHRLVYAVEPGEVTIISCRYHYG from the coding sequence GTGAAGCTGAGCTGGACGGACCACGCCTGGGACGACTACCTGTACTGGCAGACCCAGGACCGCAAGACCCTCAAGCGGATCAACGCGCTGATCTCCGACATCAAACGAGACCCCGACGGGCCGGGCATCGGCAAGCCCGAGTTGCTCCGGAACAACCTCGCCGGACTCCGGTCGCGTCGTATCGACGACGAGCATCGCCTGGTGTACGCCGTCGAGCCGGGCGAGGTCACGATCATCTCCTGCCGTTACCACTATGGATAG
- a CDS encoding type II toxin-antitoxin system prevent-host-death family antitoxin gives MTEAITASEARKTLFPLIERVNEDHTPVEIVSKRGNAVLVSKEDWDSIMETNYLLRSPANAKRLVESVEQWRAGKARERDLGPEE, from the coding sequence ATGACCGAGGCGATCACCGCGAGCGAGGCGCGCAAGACCCTGTTCCCGCTCATCGAGCGGGTCAACGAGGACCACACGCCGGTGGAGATCGTCTCCAAGCGCGGCAACGCGGTCCTGGTCAGCAAGGAAGACTGGGATTCGATCATGGAAACCAACTACCTGCTTCGATCCCCCGCCAACGCGAAGCGTCTCGTGGAGAGTGTCGAGCAGTGGCGCGCGGGTAAGGCCCGGGAACGCGATCTGGGCCCCGAAGAGTGA
- the deoD gene encoding purine-nucleoside phosphorylase, whose product MSTHIGASPGDIAERVLMPGDPLRAKWIAENFLTDATCYSTVRGMLGFTGTYAGTPVSVQGSGMGMPSASIYAHELINDYGVKTLIRVGSCGALTDDLQLRDVIAANGSATDSNMNRVRFAGLVDYAPVADFGLLRTAVDVAARHGVAMRVGPVLAADAFYTDRPDLYDTLADYGVLAVEMESAALYTIAARFRARALTILTVSDHIRTGDKTSAEDREQTFSEMVRIALDTVVA is encoded by the coding sequence ATGAGCACGCACATCGGAGCCAGCCCCGGCGACATCGCCGAGCGGGTCCTCATGCCGGGTGACCCGTTACGCGCCAAGTGGATCGCCGAGAACTTCCTCACGGACGCCACCTGCTACTCGACCGTACGGGGAATGCTCGGCTTCACCGGCACCTACGCCGGCACGCCGGTCTCCGTCCAGGGTTCCGGCATGGGCATGCCGTCGGCGTCGATCTACGCCCACGAGCTGATCAACGACTACGGGGTGAAGACCCTGATCCGGGTCGGCTCCTGCGGCGCGCTCACCGACGACCTGCAGCTGCGGGACGTGATCGCCGCCAACGGCTCGGCCACCGACTCGAACATGAACCGGGTGCGGTTCGCCGGCCTGGTCGACTACGCCCCGGTCGCCGACTTCGGGCTGCTGCGTACGGCGGTCGACGTGGCGGCCCGGCACGGCGTCGCGATGCGGGTCGGGCCGGTGCTCGCCGCCGACGCCTTCTACACCGACCGGCCGGACCTGTACGACACCCTCGCCGACTACGGGGTCCTGGCGGTCGAGATGGAGTCGGCCGCGCTGTACACCATCGCCGCCCGGTTCCGGGCCCGCGCGCTGACCATTCTCACGGTCAGCGACCACATCCGGACCGGCGACAAGACCAGCGCCGAGGACCGCGAGCAGACCTTCAGCGAAATGGTACGGATCGCACTCGACACCGTCGTCGCCTGA
- a CDS encoding nucleoside deaminase: MTGPGSTVPAARRHRDPQHERWMRRALAVAAAEPPPVGAADVPVGAVVYDAHGIELATGRNERELTGDPTAHAEILALRRAAARRGEWRLDGCTLVVTLEPCTMCAGALVLARVATVVFGAWEPKTGALGSLWDVVRDRRVNHRPAVYGGVLADECAAALRAFFR, encoded by the coding sequence GTGACCGGTCCGGGGAGCACCGTGCCGGCCGCGCGACGCCACCGCGACCCGCAGCACGAGCGGTGGATGCGGCGGGCGCTGGCGGTCGCCGCGGCCGAACCGCCGCCGGTCGGCGCGGCCGATGTGCCTGTCGGGGCGGTCGTCTACGACGCCCACGGCATCGAACTGGCGACCGGGCGCAACGAACGTGAACTGACCGGCGACCCGACGGCCCACGCCGAGATCCTCGCGTTGCGGCGGGCCGCCGCCCGACGCGGCGAATGGCGGCTGGACGGCTGCACCCTGGTGGTCACCCTGGAGCCGTGCACGATGTGCGCCGGAGCGTTGGTGCTGGCCCGGGTCGCCACCGTGGTCTTCGGCGCGTGGGAGCCGAAGACCGGGGCGCTCGGCTCCCTGTGGGACGTGGTCCGGGACCGGCGGGTCAACCACCGGCCGGCGGTGTACGGCGGGGTCCTCGCCGACGAGTGCGCCGCCGCGCTGCGGGCGTTCTTCCGCTGA
- a CDS encoding tRNA adenosine deaminase-associated protein, translating into MPYFAAAAVRGPAGWSGAELDLGGVADIDEVVDRLREVDPDAEVSLLFVESDDCYLVIMRLDEGEDLRIFSSDAAFADESRLGALLIGDIRTPAVEVDLEPVVVGAAAGGGTVAGGVAPSPGGGAGGYAAGDPLADFDDDVDALADEEDDEEPVADPDAEPVGDADLLADLGVSARRLLALCSRDGMLPADVTAEVCQTLGCGDEIEELREA; encoded by the coding sequence GTGCCCTACTTTGCTGCCGCTGCCGTACGCGGCCCGGCCGGTTGGTCAGGTGCCGAACTGGACCTCGGCGGGGTCGCCGACATCGACGAGGTGGTCGACCGGCTCCGCGAGGTCGACCCGGACGCCGAGGTGTCACTGCTGTTCGTCGAATCGGACGACTGCTACCTGGTGATCATGCGCCTTGACGAGGGCGAGGACCTGCGGATCTTCAGCTCGGACGCGGCGTTCGCCGACGAGTCCCGGCTGGGGGCGCTGCTGATCGGCGACATCCGGACACCTGCGGTCGAGGTCGATCTGGAACCGGTCGTGGTCGGTGCCGCCGCCGGCGGGGGCACGGTCGCCGGTGGCGTCGCCCCGTCGCCCGGTGGCGGTGCCGGCGGGTACGCCGCCGGTGACCCACTGGCCGACTTCGACGACGACGTGGACGCCCTGGCCGACGAGGAGGACGACGAGGAGCCGGTCGCCGACCCGGACGCGGAGCCGGTCGGCGACGCCGACCTGCTCGCCGACCTCGGGGTGTCCGCCCGCCGGCTGCTGGCGCTCTGCTCCCGGGACGGGATGCTGCCGGCCGACGTGACGGCAGAGGTCTGCCAGACCCTCGGCTGCGGCGACGAGATCGAGGAACTGCGCGAGGCGTGA
- a CDS encoding prephenate dehydrogenase/arogenate dehydrogenase family protein, translating to MRLAVIGLGLIGGSALRAFAAAGHRVFGYDADPATRATARTAAARAATGARWQVSPTVRDAVTDADLVLLAVPLPALGQVLDQVAAVGYTGLVTDVTSVKEPVRQLVDRHLHRLHDRTAGFVGGHPMAGRETSGFTAADPELFTGCSWVLCLEPQVTAIDDWLTVAAAVTGLGARVVPATAGEHDRAVAAISHVPHLLASALAATAVTDPLAWSLAAGSFRDGTRVAASRPELVAAMCGGNAAAVRSALDEVLAALSVARAALDAAEPIPALVPWLSTGNAARTDWPPTPGRPLELPAQPDALLRLGRAGGWVSAVADDRRTVTAVRPAPAEPTD from the coding sequence GTGCGTCTGGCGGTCATCGGGTTGGGGCTCATCGGCGGCTCCGCGCTGCGCGCGTTCGCTGCGGCCGGCCATCGGGTGTTCGGCTACGACGCCGACCCGGCCACCCGGGCGACCGCCCGGACGGCGGCGGCCCGGGCCGCGACCGGGGCCCGGTGGCAGGTGTCACCGACGGTGCGGGACGCGGTCACCGACGCCGACCTGGTGCTGCTGGCGGTGCCGTTGCCCGCGCTGGGCCAGGTGCTCGACCAGGTCGCGGCGGTCGGCTACACCGGGCTGGTGACCGACGTGACGTCGGTCAAGGAGCCGGTACGCCAGCTCGTCGACCGGCATCTGCACCGTCTGCACGACCGTACGGCCGGTTTCGTCGGCGGCCACCCGATGGCCGGCCGGGAGACCTCCGGATTCACCGCCGCCGACCCGGAGTTGTTCACCGGCTGCTCCTGGGTGCTCTGCCTGGAACCTCAGGTCACCGCGATCGACGACTGGTTGACCGTCGCGGCGGCGGTCACCGGGCTCGGTGCCCGGGTCGTGCCGGCCACCGCCGGTGAGCACGACCGGGCGGTCGCCGCCATCAGTCACGTACCGCATCTGCTGGCCTCGGCGCTGGCCGCCACCGCCGTGACGGACCCGCTGGCCTGGTCGCTGGCGGCGGGATCCTTCCGCGACGGCACCCGGGTCGCCGCCAGCCGCCCCGAGCTGGTCGCGGCGATGTGCGGCGGCAACGCGGCGGCCGTGCGGTCGGCGTTGGACGAGGTGCTGGCGGCGTTGTCGGTGGCCCGGGCGGCGTTGGACGCCGCCGAGCCGATCCCGGCGCTGGTGCCGTGGTTGTCGACGGGCAACGCGGCGCGCACCGACTGGCCGCCGACCCCGGGGCGTCCGTTGGAGCTGCCGGCCCAGCCCGACGCCCTGCTGCGGCTGGGTCGGGCCGGCGGGTGGGTGAGCGCGGTCGCCGACGACCGCCGTACGGTGACCGCGGTTCGGCCGGCGCCGGCCGAACCGACGGACTGA